Proteins from a genomic interval of bacterium:
- a CDS encoding glutamine synthetase family protein: protein MTDLKKDILKQVEDLHIQHIQLWFTDILGRLKSMEISDGELEAALEEGVGFDGSSIEGFARIEESDVMAQLDPATFQILPWTPSEGPVARIICDIEDPYGNPHPGDPRQILKKMMAKAAEQGYLYSVGPEMEFFYFKDDTGPAILDAGGYFDLIPPDLGTDLRRETALALDAMGMQVECTHHEVAPSQHEIDLRYGDALKMADNVMTLRFVTKEIARQHGVYATFMPKPLQGENGSGMHVHQSLFRNGKNLFFDPADEYKLSDTAKKFIAGIMKHSPEIIAVTNQWVNSYKRLVPGYEAPVYISWARRNRSTMVRVPLYQVGKENATRFEFRAPDPSANPYLAFSVMLGAGLKGIAENYRLPAPIEENIFGMNDEEKAARGITELPANLFIALLNTRGSELVREILGEHTFTSFLKNKEIEWDKFRLHVSQYELKEYLPIL from the coding sequence ATGACCGATCTGAAAAAAGACATTCTCAAGCAGGTCGAGGATCTTCATATCCAGCATATCCAGCTTTGGTTTACGGATATTCTGGGACGGCTGAAGTCGATGGAGATCTCCGACGGGGAACTGGAAGCCGCCCTCGAGGAGGGCGTGGGTTTCGACGGTTCCTCGATCGAGGGCTTCGCCCGGATCGAGGAGAGCGACGTCATGGCCCAGCTCGATCCCGCCACCTTCCAGATCCTTCCCTGGACGCCTTCCGAGGGCCCCGTGGCCAGGATCATCTGCGACATCGAAGACCCCTACGGCAACCCCCACCCCGGCGACCCCCGCCAGATCCTGAAGAAGATGATGGCCAAGGCGGCCGAGCAGGGCTACCTCTACAGCGTGGGGCCGGAGATGGAGTTCTTCTACTTCAAGGACGATACCGGCCCCGCCATCCTCGACGCCGGGGGGTATTTCGATCTTATCCCCCCCGATCTCGGCACCGACCTGCGGCGGGAAACCGCGCTGGCCCTGGACGCGATGGGTATGCAGGTGGAGTGCACCCACCACGAGGTCGCCCCGTCCCAGCACGAAATCGATCTGCGCTACGGGGACGCGCTGAAGATGGCCGACAATGTCATGACCCTGAGGTTCGTGACCAAGGAGATCGCCCGCCAGCACGGGGTCTACGCCACCTTCATGCCCAAACCCCTGCAGGGCGAAAACGGTTCGGGGATGCACGTCCACCAGTCCCTCTTCCGCAACGGGAAAAACCTCTTTTTCGATCCCGCCGACGAATACAAGCTCTCCGACACCGCCAAAAAGTTCATCGCCGGGATCATGAAGCATTCCCCGGAGATCATCGCCGTCACCAACCAGTGGGTCAATTCCTACAAGCGGCTGGTGCCCGGCTACGAGGCCCCGGTCTACATCAGCTGGGCCCGTAGAAACCGTTCCACCATGGTCAGGGTCCCCCTCTACCAAGTGGGTAAGGAGAACGCGACCCGGTTCGAATTCCGGGCGCCGGACCCCTCGGCCAACCCCTACCTCGCCTTCTCGGTCATGCTCGGGGCCGGCCTCAAGGGGATCGCCGAAAACTACCGGCTCCCGGCGCCGATCGAAGAGAACATCTTCGGTATGAACGACGAAGAGAAGGCCGCGAGGGGCATCACCGAACTCCCCGCCAACCTCTTCATCGCGCTCCTCAACACCCGCGGGAGCGAGCTGGTCCGGGAGATACTGGGGGAACATACCTTCACCTCGTTCTTGAAAAACAAGGAGATCGAGTGGGATAAATTCCGTCTCCACGTTTCTCAGTACGAACTGAAGGAATACCTCCCCATCCTCTGA
- the gltB gene encoding glutamate synthase large subunit, with product MNRHSARTTAPSGPADPFRERDSCGVGFVARLDGVSTHEIVEDGLRILTNLEHRGAVGGDRGTGDGAGVMLAVPDRFFRERRREDAPELPEPGDYAVGAVFLPPEPARAESCRRELERAAAREGCPVLGWRKVPVNPGCLGGLARSTMPDIRQVFLARGEVPQPDFERKLYVIRRQAERAAAGEGLYFASLSGRTLVYKGMFTAPQIRDFYPDLADPAMGSSFAVVHQRYSTNTLPTWSLAQPFRILAHNGEINTLRGNINRMRARYKTLRSRAFGDDLQKVLPAIDEGGSDSAVFDNVLELLLRGGRSLPHCMMMMIPEAWGRRFHMSADKRAFYEYHSAIMEPWDGPAAMVFCDGRYLGATLDRNGLRPARYTITRSGSIVLASETGVLEIPGEDILKRGRLQPGRMFLVDLAEGRIVPDNEIKARISRRKPYRRWVKDNRIELRGMLAPAALPPEDPEAILRMQRVFGYTREELKMVIRPMADRGQEAVGSMGNDAALAVFSHRPQLLFSYFKQLFAQVTNPPIDPLREELVMSLMSWVGRERNLLEETPEHCRRLKLPHPILTPEDLERLRRSDLPEVQSAEIDITYPPEGHGGGLETALKYICNLAADRIAAGATVIVLTDRRVDRTAAPIPSLLAVSALHHYLIRKGLRASAGIVVETGEAREVMHMALLIGYGANAVCPWLAFSTIGKLAEEGFLREGLRPEIALDNYIIALKKGLLKTFSRMGISTIRSYFGAQIFEAVGLAPDVVETYFTGTVSRIGGLGLNEIAAETAARHRRGFAGEPSALLEAGGDYHSRVGGEKHLWTAEAVEALQTAVRNDDYRAFRRYTELIDDQAREHATLRSLFAFRPAEPVPLDEVEPEAEIVRRFVGAAMSFGSLSREAHETIAVAMNRLGARSNSGEGGEDPAREEILPDGGNRRSRIRQIASGRFGVTAAYIAGADELQIKMAQGAKPGEGGQLPGHKVSPEIARVRHTTPGVTLISPPPHHDIYSIEDLAQLIFDLKAANPRAAVSVKLVSETGVGTIAAGVAKAGADTVIVSGYDGGTGASPLTSIKHAGLPWELGLAETQQALIRNRLRERIRVQTDGQLKTGRDVAVAACLGAEEFGFGTTLLVSMGCAMVRKCHLNTCPMGIATQDERLRKKFAGKPEHVERFLLFIARQLREIMARQGFRSLEEMIGRVECLEFKPAGDHYKTRGVDLTALLEPPPENGGGRRRRVPQEPVGPVLDDEFPELPQRPDAGSRLEASFPIRNIHRAVGARLSGKILRRFPEGLTEGTVSLGFRGSAGQSFGAFLVGGVSMRLEGDANDYLGKGMSGGRIVVVPPAEAALVGHENVIVGNTVLYGATGGEVYILGLAGERFGVRNSGATAVVEGIGDHGCEYMTGGRVVVLGPTGNNFAAGMSGGIAYVYDENELFDTRCNLDMVDLESVWLPEDAGELRSLIENHYLATGSARAGWILDNWEARLPLFVKVMPIDYRVALERMKLEEDIDRETVAATEEVYDG from the coding sequence ATGAACCGACACTCGGCACGCACGACGGCTCCTTCGGGGCCGGCCGACCCGTTTCGGGAACGGGACAGCTGCGGAGTGGGGTTCGTGGCCCGGCTGGACGGCGTCTCCACGCACGAGATCGTCGAGGACGGCCTGCGCATATTGACCAACCTGGAGCACCGGGGAGCCGTGGGAGGAGACCGGGGAACCGGGGACGGCGCCGGGGTCATGCTCGCCGTCCCGGACCGCTTCTTCCGGGAACGGCGGAGAGAGGACGCCCCGGAGCTCCCCGAGCCCGGAGACTACGCGGTCGGCGCGGTCTTTCTCCCCCCGGAACCGGCCCGCGCCGAGTCCTGCCGCCGGGAGCTGGAACGGGCGGCCGCCCGGGAAGGCTGCCCGGTCCTGGGGTGGAGGAAGGTCCCCGTCAATCCCGGCTGCCTGGGGGGCCTGGCCCGCTCCACCATGCCCGACATCCGCCAGGTGTTCCTGGCTCGGGGCGAGGTCCCGCAACCCGATTTCGAACGCAAGCTCTACGTCATCCGCCGTCAGGCGGAACGGGCCGCGGCCGGCGAAGGCCTGTATTTCGCCAGCCTGTCGGGGCGGACCCTGGTCTACAAAGGAATGTTCACGGCCCCCCAGATCAGGGACTTCTACCCCGACCTGGCCGACCCGGCCATGGGCAGCAGCTTCGCCGTCGTCCACCAGCGCTATTCCACCAACACCCTCCCCACCTGGAGCCTGGCCCAGCCTTTCCGGATCCTGGCCCACAACGGAGAGATCAACACCCTGCGGGGCAACATCAACCGGATGCGGGCCCGCTACAAGACCCTGCGCTCCCGGGCCTTCGGGGATGACCTCCAGAAAGTGCTGCCGGCGATCGACGAGGGCGGCAGCGATTCGGCCGTCTTCGACAACGTCCTCGAACTCCTCCTGCGGGGGGGAAGGTCCCTGCCCCACTGCATGATGATGATGATCCCCGAGGCCTGGGGCCGGCGCTTCCACATGAGCGCGGACAAACGCGCCTTCTACGAATACCATTCGGCCATCATGGAACCGTGGGACGGCCCTGCCGCCATGGTTTTCTGCGACGGGCGCTACCTGGGCGCCACCCTGGATCGGAACGGGCTCCGTCCCGCCCGTTACACGATCACCCGCTCGGGTTCGATCGTGCTGGCCTCCGAAACGGGCGTCCTCGAGATCCCGGGAGAGGACATCCTGAAACGCGGGCGCCTTCAGCCGGGGCGGATGTTCCTGGTGGACCTGGCCGAGGGGAGGATCGTCCCCGACAACGAGATCAAGGCCCGGATCTCGCGGCGCAAGCCCTACCGCCGCTGGGTCAAGGACAACCGCATCGAGCTGAGGGGGATGCTGGCGCCGGCGGCGCTGCCCCCCGAGGACCCGGAGGCGATCCTGCGCATGCAGCGGGTGTTCGGCTACACCCGGGAAGAGCTGAAGATGGTGATCCGGCCCATGGCCGACCGCGGCCAGGAAGCGGTGGGGTCGATGGGCAACGACGCCGCCCTGGCCGTATTTTCCCACCGCCCCCAGCTTCTCTTCTCCTACTTCAAACAGCTCTTCGCCCAGGTGACCAACCCGCCCATCGACCCTCTCCGCGAAGAACTGGTCATGTCCCTGATGAGCTGGGTGGGGCGGGAGCGCAACCTCCTGGAAGAGACCCCGGAACACTGCCGCCGGCTCAAGCTCCCCCACCCCATCCTCACCCCCGAGGACCTGGAACGCCTCCGGCGCTCCGACCTGCCCGAAGTGCAGAGCGCGGAGATCGATATCACCTATCCCCCCGAAGGGCACGGCGGCGGCCTGGAGACGGCCCTGAAATACATCTGCAACCTCGCCGCCGACCGGATCGCGGCCGGGGCCACGGTCATCGTCCTCACCGACCGCCGGGTGGACCGGACCGCGGCGCCGATCCCCTCCCTCCTGGCCGTCTCCGCCCTCCACCATTACCTGATCCGCAAGGGGCTGCGGGCCTCGGCCGGCATCGTGGTCGAAACCGGCGAGGCCCGGGAAGTCATGCACATGGCCCTCTTGATCGGATACGGCGCCAACGCCGTCTGCCCCTGGCTGGCGTTCTCCACCATCGGCAAGTTGGCCGAGGAAGGGTTCCTGCGGGAAGGCCTCCGGCCGGAGATAGCCCTGGACAACTACATCATCGCCCTGAAGAAAGGGCTCCTCAAGACGTTCAGCCGGATGGGGATCTCCACCATCCGCAGCTACTTCGGGGCCCAGATCTTCGAAGCGGTGGGCCTGGCGCCGGATGTCGTCGAAACGTATTTCACCGGCACCGTCTCCCGGATCGGGGGCCTGGGCCTGAACGAGATCGCCGCCGAAACCGCCGCCCGGCACCGGCGCGGTTTCGCCGGGGAACCCTCGGCGCTGCTCGAGGCCGGGGGCGACTACCATTCCCGGGTGGGCGGGGAAAAGCATCTCTGGACCGCGGAAGCCGTCGAGGCCCTGCAGACGGCCGTCCGCAACGACGACTACCGCGCGTTTCGGCGCTACACGGAGCTGATCGACGACCAGGCCCGGGAACACGCCACCCTGCGCAGCCTCTTCGCCTTCCGCCCCGCCGAACCGGTCCCCCTCGACGAAGTCGAACCGGAGGCGGAGATCGTGCGCCGGTTCGTGGGGGCGGCCATGTCGTTCGGCTCCCTCTCCCGCGAAGCCCACGAAACCATCGCCGTGGCCATGAACCGCCTAGGGGCCCGATCCAACTCGGGCGAAGGGGGGGAGGACCCGGCACGGGAGGAGATCCTCCCCGACGGGGGGAACCGGCGATCGAGGATCCGGCAGATCGCCTCCGGCCGGTTCGGGGTGACGGCCGCCTACATCGCGGGCGCGGACGAGCTCCAGATCAAAATGGCCCAGGGCGCGAAACCGGGCGAAGGAGGCCAGCTGCCCGGCCACAAGGTCAGCCCCGAAATCGCCCGCGTCCGGCACACCACCCCGGGAGTGACCCTGATCTCGCCTCCCCCCCACCACGACATCTATTCGATCGAGGACCTGGCCCAGCTCATCTTCGACCTCAAGGCCGCCAACCCCCGGGCCGCGGTCTCGGTCAAGCTGGTCTCGGAAACCGGAGTGGGGACGATCGCGGCCGGGGTGGCCAAGGCCGGGGCCGACACCGTCATCGTTTCCGGCTACGACGGCGGCACCGGGGCTTCGCCCCTGACCAGCATCAAGCACGCGGGGCTGCCCTGGGAACTGGGCCTGGCCGAGACCCAGCAGGCGCTGATCCGCAACCGCTTGCGCGAACGGATCCGGGTCCAGACCGACGGGCAGCTGAAAACCGGGCGCGATGTGGCCGTCGCCGCCTGCCTGGGAGCTGAGGAGTTCGGTTTCGGAACCACCCTCCTGGTCTCCATGGGCTGCGCCATGGTCCGGAAATGCCACCTCAACACCTGCCCCATGGGAATCGCCACCCAGGACGAGCGTTTGCGGAAAAAGTTCGCGGGGAAACCGGAGCACGTCGAACGCTTCCTTCTCTTCATCGCCCGCCAGCTCCGGGAAATCATGGCGAGGCAGGGGTTCCGCTCCCTGGAGGAGATGATCGGCAGGGTGGAATGCCTGGAGTTCAAACCGGCCGGCGACCACTATAAGACCAGGGGGGTGGACCTGACGGCGCTCCTGGAGCCGCCCCCGGAGAACGGCGGCGGGCGGAGGCGGCGCGTCCCGCAGGAGCCGGTCGGGCCGGTCCTGGACGACGAGTTCCCCGAGCTGCCGCAGCGGCCGGACGCGGGCTCGCGCCTGGAGGCCAGCTTCCCCATCCGCAACATCCACCGGGCGGTGGGAGCGCGGTTGAGCGGGAAGATCCTGCGTCGCTTCCCCGAAGGGCTGACGGAAGGGACCGTCAGTCTCGGTTTCCGGGGATCGGCCGGTCAGAGCTTCGGCGCCTTTCTGGTGGGCGGGGTGAGCATGCGCCTGGAAGGCGACGCCAACGACTACCTGGGGAAAGGCATGTCGGGGGGGAGAATCGTCGTCGTCCCCCCCGCCGAAGCCGCCCTCGTCGGCCACGAAAACGTGATCGTGGGCAACACCGTGCTCTACGGGGCCACGGGGGGGGAAGTATACATCCTGGGACTGGCGGGGGAACGCTTCGGGGTCCGCAACTCCGGGGCGACGGCGGTGGTCGAAGGCATCGGCGACCACGGATGCGAATACATGACGGGGGGGCGGGTCGTGGTCCTGGGGCCGACCGGGAACAATTTCGCCGCCGGGATGTCCGGCGGAATCGCCTACGTCTACGACGAGAACGAGCTCTTCGACACCCGCTGCAACCTGGATATGGTCGACCTGGAAAGCGTCTGGCTTCCGGAAGACGCCGGGGAACTGCGGTCCCTGATCGAGAACCACTACCTGGCCACGGGGAGCGCCAGGGCCGGCTGGATCCTGGACAACTGGGAAGCCC
- a CDS encoding FMN-binding glutamate synthase family protein — MNLQNPRGHDATETRNRSQNVAPYSGLCTRCLDSCAGNCEVFRSALRGREVIYPGPFGDITAGGDKEYPVDYSHLNILGYALGARAIEEANPDKAIFPQVDTSTVYGHNHPVRMRMPIFTGALGSTDIARKHWESFSIGAAISGISLVVGENVCGIDPELEVDKSGKVVRSPEMERRIRMYKEYQEEFGDIIVQNNVEDTRLGVAEYVVEKLGVETVELKWGQGAKCIGGEIKIRDLDRALELQRRGYIVTPNPGDPDIQAAFKSGAIKEFERHSRLGFIEEEDFYRTVEYLRRTVGAKRVTLKTGAYGPRELAMALKWCSNARVDLLTIDGSGGGTGMSPWRMMEEWGIPTFYLQSMAYTFAKKLAGQGAWIPDLAMAGGFSTEDHIFKVLAMGAPYFKAVCMGRALMIPGFVGDNIEGVIRKNRSTAWDKLPTTVSKYGESPEQIFVTYETLVGKFGREQVEKMPFGAIAMYTYADKLRTGFSQLMAGARSFRLDTIKRADLVALTEEAAKVSGITYIMDAQMDEAVKILES, encoded by the coding sequence ATGAACCTGCAAAACCCCAGAGGCCACGACGCCACCGAAACCAGAAACCGTTCCCAGAACGTCGCCCCCTATTCGGGGCTCTGCACCCGCTGCCTGGACAGCTGCGCCGGCAACTGCGAGGTCTTCCGCAGCGCCCTGCGGGGGCGGGAAGTGATCTACCCCGGTCCGTTCGGAGACATCACCGCGGGCGGGGACAAGGAATATCCGGTCGATTACTCCCATCTCAACATCCTCGGCTACGCCCTCGGAGCCCGGGCCATCGAGGAAGCCAACCCCGATAAGGCCATCTTCCCCCAGGTCGACACTTCCACCGTCTACGGCCACAACCATCCCGTCAGGATGCGGATGCCGATCTTCACGGGAGCTCTGGGCTCGACCGACATCGCCCGCAAGCACTGGGAGAGTTTCTCCATCGGCGCCGCCATCTCCGGAATCTCCCTGGTGGTGGGGGAAAACGTCTGCGGGATCGATCCCGAGCTCGAGGTCGACAAGTCCGGGAAAGTGGTCCGTTCCCCGGAAATGGAACGTCGGATCCGGATGTACAAGGAATACCAGGAGGAGTTCGGGGACATCATCGTCCAGAACAACGTCGAAGACACCCGCCTGGGTGTGGCCGAGTACGTGGTCGAAAAACTCGGCGTCGAGACCGTGGAACTCAAGTGGGGCCAGGGAGCTAAATGCATCGGCGGGGAGATCAAGATCCGGGATCTGGACCGCGCCCTGGAACTTCAACGCCGCGGCTACATCGTCACCCCCAACCCCGGCGACCCCGACATCCAGGCCGCTTTCAAGTCCGGGGCGATCAAGGAGTTCGAGCGCCATTCCCGCCTCGGCTTCATCGAGGAAGAAGATTTCTACCGGACCGTGGAGTACCTGCGCCGGACCGTGGGCGCCAAGCGGGTCACCCTTAAGACCGGCGCCTACGGGCCCCGGGAACTGGCCATGGCCCTGAAATGGTGTTCCAACGCCCGGGTCGATCTTCTCACCATCGACGGGTCCGGGGGAGGCACGGGGATGAGCCCCTGGAGGATGATGGAGGAATGGGGCATCCCCACCTTCTACCTCCAGAGCATGGCCTACACCTTCGCCAAGAAACTGGCCGGACAGGGCGCCTGGATCCCCGATCTGGCCATGGCCGGCGGCTTTTCGACCGAAGACCATATCTTCAAGGTGCTGGCCATGGGGGCCCCCTACTTCAAGGCCGTCTGCATGGGCAGGGCCTTGATGATCCCGGGGTTCGTCGGCGACAATATCGAAGGCGTGATCAGGAAAAACCGCTCCACCGCCTGGGATAAGCTTCCGACCACCGTCTCCAAGTACGGGGAGAGCCCGGAACAGATCTTCGTCACCTACGAAACCCTGGTGGGAAAATTCGGACGGGAGCAGGTGGAGAAGATGCCCTTCGGGGCCATCGCCATGTACACCTACGCCGACAAGCTCAGAACCGGTTTCAGCCAGCTCATGGCCGGGGCCAGGAGTTTCCGCCTGGACACGATCAAGCGCGCCGACCTGGTGGCGCTGACCGAGGAAGCGGCCAAAGTCTCGGGCATCACCTACATCATGGACGCCCAGATGGACGAAGCGGTGAAGATATTGGAAAGTTGA